The sequence GTCGATCACTGAGCCTCCTCCCACGGCCAACATAAAGGTAATGCCTTCTTCCTTGATGATCTTGAGCGCATCCAACAACTGATGATATGCTGGATTGGCGGGAATTCCTCCGAATTCAATGACTTCAAAATCTTTAAGTGCGTCCTTTACCGCGTCATAAATCCCATTTTTTTTGATGCTCCCTCCACCATATGTCATGAGCACTTTCGCTCCAGCGGGGATCTCATCAGCTATTTTTGCGGTTTGGCCCTGGCCAAAAATGATCTTCGTTGGATTCTTAAATTCAAAATTCAGCATATGCGATTGGTTATGATTGCTATTTCTAAAATATCATTCCTTAAACAGCAAACCCCTTCCATCAGTTCCTTGTTTGCCAAAAAGGAAGCATGGGGATTTCTCTCCCAAAAGGACCTTAGAAAGCCATTAAATGGCGAAAAGCATGTCAGATTTCTACCGTTTCACTGAAGGGATGTTACCAGCTTCCGCCGGCACCGCCCCCTCCGAAGCTACCGCCTCCAAAGCCGCCGAAACTACCGCCTCCGCCGAAGCTTCCGCCTCCACCGGAGAAATTACCGAAGCCACCACCATCACGGCGGCCGCCTCCCAGCAGGTTCATCAGCATCAATGAGGTAAACAAGTCTACTCCGCCTCCTCGGCCACCCATGTGGTTATCGTTGTCATTTCTGTTTTTGAGCAGGGGAATAATGATGAAGATGATGATAAAGATCAAGATGAAAAATACCGCGCCACCGCTATTGCCTTTTTTAGCTACATCTTCGGCGTCGTATTCTCCACTGGCCAATTTGAAGATCATGGTGGTGGCCTGATCCAATCCTTCAAAATATGCTTCCCGCTTAAACGCCGGAACGATCACATTATCCACAATTCTCCTGGCCAAGGCATCCGGAACGGCTCCTTCCAGGCCATAGCCGGTCGCGATAAAGACCTTTCTGTCCTTCATGGCCGCCAGAATGAGCAGGCCATTGTCCTTTCCTTTTTGGCCAATTCCCCACTTATCACCCAGCTGAAAAGCATAATCACTGATGTCATATTGCCCTACAGATCCTAACAAAACCACCGTGATTTGGGAGGAGGTGCTGTCGTTATAGGCCACCAGTTTTCGTTCCAAGGCCGTTTGCTCGGAGGAAGATAAGGTTTGGGTGAAGTCATTGACCAGCTTGGGAGGATTGGGGCGTTCGGGAAAATCCCCTTGCGCCATGAGGACCTGACTGGCCAGTAAAAATAAGAATAGGAGTGAAGCGTATTTTTTTAACCACATATTATCCAAAGGAAATTTCATCAGAGAGTTCGTTTTCATCACTGTCAGCATCATAGGGGAAATGTTCTTTCAAGGCTTTGCCGGACATTTTGATGCCTGTGACGAGTCCTTCGGTAAACTTGCCCTCTTTGAAGCATTTTACCATTTCCTCTTTTATTTCATCCCAAAACCCTTTGGGCACAACAGCATTGATGCCTCCATCACCCAACACAGCAAACTTATGGTCTTCTACTGCCAGGTAAAAGAGGACGCCATTTCGGAGTTTGGTCTTGTGCATTTTGAGCATGGCAAATACATCTGCCGCCCTGTCCAACACGTCCCCCTTGCAGTGACTTTCCAGGTGAACCTGGATTTCGCCAGAGGTCTGTAGTTCGGCAGCTTTGATGGCTGCTACGATGTTTTGTTTTTCTTCCTTGGAAAATAATTTTTCGGCCATGGCCTGATCGTTTTAATAAGAATGCCCGGTTTGAGCCGGGCAATGTAAGTCTATTTAAAATTCTACAGTAGGCGCATTTTCAGCACCTTCGGCAGCTTCGAAGTAACCTTTCTTCTCAAAGCCATACCACCCCGCAAAGATGTTGTTGGGGAACTGCCTCAAATTGGCATTATAGGCTTGTACGGATTGGTTAAAGTTTCGCCTGGCTACTGCTATTCGGTTTTCTGTCCCTTCGAGCTGAGACTGAAGGTCGAGGAAGTTCTGATTGGCCTTTAAATCCGGGTACCGTTCCACGGCGACCATTAGCCTGCTGAGGCTCCCGCCCAATTGATCCTGAGCTTGTTGAAATTGGGCCACCTTTTCAGGGCTAAGATCATCAGCATTCAGGTTAATGGAAGTGGCCTTTGCCCGAGCATTGATCACTCCTTCCAGCGTCTCTTTTTCGAAGTCAGCATAACCTTTCACGGTATTGACCAAATTGGGGATAAGGTCGGCCCTTCGTTGATATTGGGTTTCCACTTCCGCCCATTTACCGTTGATGTCCTCTTCTGTGCGAACAAATTGGTTGTAGGTTCCTACCGCCTTGGTATAGACAAAAATACCCACCACTACCAAAATTAAAATTGGAATAATTGCTTTTTTCATGTGCTTATAATTGATATTTAAGAGTATCTCGTTTGTGATTTGCTCCCCTCAGGTAAGCGGAGCATTAAATTTTGAATGATTCCCTAGTCATTTGGATGGGAATATTCGAATTTAGGTATTCTCACGCAAAAGAATGGAAAGAGTTTAAAAAAAAGCATTCTTGCCCCT comes from Echinicola vietnamensis DSM 17526 and encodes:
- a CDS encoding TPM domain-containing protein, with the translated sequence MKFPLDNMWLKKYASLLFLFLLASQVLMAQGDFPERPNPPKLVNDFTQTLSSSEQTALERKLVAYNDSTSSQITVVLLGSVGQYDISDYAFQLGDKWGIGQKGKDNGLLILAAMKDRKVFIATGYGLEGAVPDALARRIVDNVIVPAFKREAYFEGLDQATTMIFKLASGEYDAEDVAKKGNSGGAVFFILIFIIIFIIIPLLKNRNDNDNHMGGRGGGVDLFTSLMLMNLLGGGRRDGGGFGNFSGGGGSFGGGGSFGGFGGGSFGGGGAGGSW
- a CDS encoding TPM domain-containing protein → MAEKLFSKEEKQNIVAAIKAAELQTSGEIQVHLESHCKGDVLDRAADVFAMLKMHKTKLRNGVLFYLAVEDHKFAVLGDGGINAVVPKGFWDEIKEEMVKCFKEGKFTEGLVTGIKMSGKALKEHFPYDADSDENELSDEISFG
- a CDS encoding LemA family protein — translated: MKKAIIPILILVVVGIFVYTKAVGTYNQFVRTEEDINGKWAEVETQYQRRADLIPNLVNTVKGYADFEKETLEGVINARAKATSINLNADDLSPEKVAQFQQAQDQLGGSLSRLMVAVERYPDLKANQNFLDLQSQLEGTENRIAVARRNFNQSVQAYNANLRQFPNNIFAGWYGFEKKGYFEAAEGAENAPTVEF